Part of the Syntrophales bacterium genome is shown below.
GGTTTGCCCTATGGGAAGTACCATGCTGTCGTGACAGCCCCATTACAGAACTGCACCTTTGAACCTCACGTTGTAGTCATATATGGGGAACCTGCCCAGGTAGTTCGGTTGATCCAGGGTTGGTTTCTCGCCACAGGAAAGCCGGTGACGACGCCGATGTTTGGCGGAGTGGCGTGTGGGGCGTACCTTGCAAGGACAATACTCACCGATGAACCTCAGGTGGTGGTATCCGGAGCAGGGGATCGTTTCTTCGCACTTGCTCAAGATAACGAAATGGCGTTTTCGATCCCCTGGAGTAAGAGCGAGTTGGTGGTAAAAGGTTTGGAGATGGGTCATAAAAGAGGATGGCGTTTCCCCACGCCGTTCATGTTCCGCTTTGCCGATGTTCTGCCACCTGCGTACTATAAATGGACGGAGATACTGCGAGAGGAGGAATCGAAAGCGTAAACTCATCATGAAGAGCAGATTAATTCCCAAAACAATGGGGACCCAACATCCAGATAATGTGAAGAGGCCCTTTTTTGCCCCAAGACCCCTTCTTGAAGATGAACTTGAAATAAAGGAGGCTTACCA
Proteins encoded:
- a CDS encoding DUF169 domain-containing protein, producing the protein MNVKEVNEAISFYIRPQTFPVAIRLYEKDEKIPEKVRVPSRDLGTAIPLCQAVALSRRYGWTLALGREDESCPHGYFVLGFTKGESYLNGSSGEAAGVGTREEVEMITRNVTGLPYGKYHAVVTAPLQNCTFEPHVVVIYGEPAQVVRLIQGWFLATGKPVTTPMFGGVACGAYLARTILTDEPQVVVSGAGDRFFALAQDNEMAFSIPWSKSELVVKGLEMGHKRGWRFPTPFMFRFADVLPPAYYKWTEILREEESKA